The Anaerotignum propionicum DSM 1682 sequence CATCTGTGCGATAAAACCGCTCCAAAAGAATATTCATATTTCCCGTTTGCTCCAGATAAGCTTTGTTCTTCACCGTCAATTTTCCGTTGCTATTCCAGTTTACCTCGATGGGAGAGCCTTCCTTTGCGTGCTTTACACCGTTATCCAAAAGGATATAGATTAACTGGCGCAACTGATCCTCATTTCCCATCACCATTACATCAGGGTTTACCAAAGCCTGAATGGTTTTTCCCTGTCCTTGGGCAAACGCCTCCATTTCGTCACATACTTCAGTAACAATATTAGAAAAATTTAGGTTTTCCATAGATATTGGGGCCTGACCCTCCTCCATTTTTGCCAGAGTAGTCAGCTGATTGGTCAAACGGGTCAACCGTTCCACCTGACGCTTGATGCTTTGGGTCCATTGGCTCTCACCATTTTCCATTTCGATGACCTCTGTGTTGGCATCAATAATAGATAATGGAGTTTTCAGCTCATGACCCGCATTGGTGATAAAGGTTTTTTGCTTTTCATAACTCTCAACCACAGGCCGCACAGCAGTTTTAGAAAATATAATAATCAATAAGCAAACCGCTAAAAAGCCCGCACCACCAACATAAAGGCTGTTAAACAAAAAATTATTCATGAAAAACAAATCCTTGGTACAATCCAAGAAAACAATCAAGGTTCCGCCAT is a genomic window containing:
- a CDS encoding sensor histidine kinase; amino-acid sequence: MSEKLRLRFIAIASFSVFIVLFSFLVSINAWNYSNMKENADKILSAISENNGVFPKVHRDKPKNEPIPKEKSEIEEPTRAKNPPISGRRTDFSPEDPFATRYFSVTLNGDMAQTSINLNYIAAITIEEATEMVNSVVEKGSEKGFLGSYRYRISEVDGGTLIVFLDCTKDLFFMNNFLFNSLYVGGAGFLAVCLLIIIFSKTAVRPVVESYEKQKTFITNAGHELKTPLSIIDANTEVIEMENGESQWTQSIKRQVERLTRLTNQLTTLAKMEEGQAPISMENLNFSNIVTEVCDEMEAFAQGQGKTIQALVNPDVMVMGNEDQLRQLIYILLDNGVKHAKEGSPIEVNWNSNGKLTVKNKAYLEQTGNMNILLERFYRTDASRSRQTGGYGLGLSIAKAIVEQHKGKISAMASSEDTLEITVTLK